The genomic region atacaagCAAATCAAATTGTGcaccaaaaagaaagagacaACCATGAATAATTTTGCCAGCTACGACAAAGTTGAGAAACTTCTAGAATAAACCCCAATGGTATAATGGAAATTGGAAAATCTAAAACCATAGAATATgcattaatttaaatattttggcattttcaatttcatatgGTCAGGAATTCACAGAATAGAGTTCTAATCGGGGTCTACAGCAGTGGAGTGTTGGTTGTATTACTATGAGCAATTAATCACataatttgttttcttctaCTTCATTACTTTTACTTCTAGTGAAGCAACTAGACAAACTTTGGAGCCACAAAAAGTCCACATTTTGTTTCTGCTTTAAAAAGACCATAGAGGATCTGAGTCCTTTCCATAGTTTGCCTCAATAATTTGACAAGTTCAACACATTGAGTAGCTTTCTAACAAATATGTATCTAGAAAGGCTAGAAGGGCAAATAACTCATCACAAAAGATCTTCCATGCATAAGAGCATGTTGTTATTATATGACAGGAAGAACCAAATAGGGATAACTGGCAAGAACAGAAGCCCGCATAACTCATGCTTACAATTAGAAAAGTAAAAGGAATGTGATGGTAGCCTGATATGGTAATAACCAAGTTCATAATTCTAGTATCATCAAGCTGAGAGATATACCTTAAAAAAGCATTGAAATCTGCAAAATAGGAAATCCATCGCCTTCATCACTCTACGTAGAACTTCTTCTTAATTGGTGGAAGTATTAGGCCAGAAGGTTGGCTGATCTTAACATCAAAGTCAACCTCCATTAATCTATGGTTTTCCTTAGAACGGTTCATTGAGAAAGAAACATTGAAATTGCTCCCTTCATCAACATGAGTAGGAGGATGCAAGAGAAAAACCTGTCCAATAGTAAAAGCGACAAAAACTCATCAAGACACTGAAGAAGCAAAGACAGATGAATACACAACAAATCAAATTTCCAAAAACATCAACATATGAAACATAGGCAGACCAAAGCCTcctaaaacaaacaaacactTACTCCCAATGCATGGGTAAAATCAATTGATCTCTCATTAAGCAAAACTAGCATGAAATTAGGACAGAAGGGCAAGTAATAAGTTGGTCCATCAAGGCTTCCTTGAATTGAAATTCCATTTCACTATTTTAAAACTGTTATTGTATGTTTAGTAACCATATATTATAGTTGAAATGCGTGCGCGTGTGTGTTTGTTTTAGCAATTCAGACCTGTTGTCCCCAATGGGTGCCATTATTTGTACTCGGTGCAGTCGTCAACTCAATTTCTTGCTGAGCTGGATCCTCCCTTCTTCCCTGTCGCACAAAGCAAGAACAAGAGTTATCTATGTACACATAGTGCCTCTTCATTTTGAACAATATGGAATGCTGAGGCTTAACTTACTCGGAAATGGACATCAAACCATCCACCAAATCCACAGAAGCGAGTATGCTCCATGCTGATGGCAGATGAAAAAGTTGATCTGACTTGAAGGATGTCATTTACAGTAGCAGTTAAACAATCAATCTCCTTAATAACAGCAGCTGTCCCAATAACTTGATGTGGATGAAGGTTGCTCCATAATGATGTCTATACaaattaatagatttttttatagaaaatgataGGACAGAGAACTaaaccaaacattattcaaaggACAAATAAGGGCCAAAATTGCAAACAAGTGAACATCCTTCTTAGTTCTTTAACATAATAGCAGCGACAAAGTGTCCCGCAATAGCCTTGAGTAGCTAGATTAAAAGGGATTAAGTACATAAAACATCTAATAAATGGGTCCATTTGACTAACCCTCACCTAGAGACATCAACTTGGTGCTTCAATGCCTAAGATTGGGaggtcttttcttttttggtttttctctcttcttctccttgttcatttttaagaaaaaagcGCTAGTTTACCAACATTGATTTTTAAGCAGCCTGTGAAAGTAAGGTATTGTCTTGCCaataaactgaaaaaaaaaacaataatcaAGGGAATCCagaaatcacaaaattttaaaatcaccTGCAGGTAATATTTCTCCTGCTCTTCTGAGAAAGGTTTTGTTAAAACACTCATCTCAACACCATAGTAATTCTTCGTATCTTCTATAAACCCAAACCAATCATCCATTGCTCCTTCataatcatttttcttttgatccACCAATCCAGATCGGATAGGTGCCACCCACATGCGTGCATGGCTAGGATAcctgaaaaatgaaaatttgtttgtCAGATATTGAGTTTGCACAAAAAAAGTTAAGAATGCTAAGGTGATTAACAAATATTACAAGCAGCTCAAGAAAAACATTGATATTATGACAGGGAAAATCAGTAAAATACAGGTATCTCAGCAAACATGCAAAGGTTAGAGTCCAATTAAAGTGCTTCACATCTACAtcttatttattcatatatatatatttttattgacaAGATACCCTCCCACCCCCTAACGTTTACTATTTAGCCAAGGCCTATTTGTGCATGCATTTTCAGTTGGTTCAAGCTGACATCCCTCACTCTTTACTTTGACGATAACCCACCTTTCCACAAGATAGAAGGCCTAAGGTTTATCCCACCACCCCAACCACTGAGTTGGTAGCCAGCTCCTTGCAGTTAACAGTGCCTCAAATAAGAGCACATTACTCATTCTTTGACCTTTTTTTGTCCTTCCAAGAATCTCAGCCTATACTCTCAAATGCATGGAAAGTACAAACTTAAGCTTTACATTTACAATACACTCttcaataagaaaaataaacaaaataaggGCATGCACATACTCATGCATATTACAACTATCCAGTAAAAGAATCCAGTCACTGAAGCTTTTTGGTGAAGTATTATTAAAGTGATGCAGGATTAACCCAGTTAACCAAACAGTTTTTGGTGGCAGAGTGAACTGAATTGTATATAGTAGCAGTTGCTTAAGAAATAGACCACATGTCATATAGCAACAAAGATTAAAGAAAAGTGAAgctcttaaaaataaacaaaaatgccAAATTAATAACACATGAGACAtccaaaaatatttacaaaaaaaaaaaaaaaataagataggTGAAGCAAACCTCTAAACAATTGATTACTTACATGACTCCAGTTGATTTAAGCCAGTGATCACGAGCAAATATCACTGAGTCAAACATAGACTCACGCAGTAGAAAGTAACCCATCCACTCAGAGATAATCACATCAACTGTCCATTAACCAAAATCTAAGATTAGagtaaaaaaatctcaaaCCCTCAGTAAATCAATCTGGATGTAAGTAACAAGCATAATCCAAAGATGCCAACCTTTCTCTGGCAAGACGACCTCCTCCATAGAGCCCTCGATTACTTCAACAATGTCTTGAAGATTGTTTGCTTTAACAAGGGTCCGGGCATGCTCTGACATTTTAGTTGCTTCAACAGCATAGACCTTCCTTGCACCAGCCTGGGCAGACCAGATTGCAAGAATGCCACTTCCTGTTCCTACATCCAACACAGCCTTCACCAGGACTCACCAAATTAGTTTTCTATCACTATTTAATATagttacaaaaagaaaaaccccaaataatataattaataagaaaacTAAGCACCCCTGTCTcaaattcttcattttcattgcttttcaagTCTAAAGTTCTTAAGTTATCTCAGCTCCACATATACTCAGACAAACATGATAATATCAAATGTATCTGcttcaaaattttaactttcatAGCTTCCTCAAGTCTTATCTCCACTAACGTAACAAAGCTTGAAATGTAAGCAAAAAGAGTAAATTTTAGGCCTTTCAGACAAAAAACGACAACACCAATTGCAACCCCTTTCTTTATAAGTTGCACCAActcacaaaaacaaataacttACTAAATTAATACgaaaaaaggttttttttttcatattcgGGCTCAAGTTCTAAGCTTTAAGCCAAAAAAATCCTTCTCCTATGCTGTAAATAGCATTTAAACAAAAGGGTaatgaataaaaagaaaaagaggttACCTTTCCTTGGAAATGATGCTTGTTCTGAAATATAGCATTGTAATAAGCGTCCATGCGGACTCGATCACAGAGCATCTCTTTCTGGTGGTAAAGAAATGCATATGTGCAGAAGTAATTTGCAAAATCAACTCCTTTATCCACCGCCCCATTGCCGCTGCTGCCGCCGACGACTCCGTTTGCACGGCTCCCCATCTCCCTCTCTTTCGCTAATCACTGTAAGCTTAAGCTGACTAACACGGCGGGGAGAGagtaagagagagagagagagcagaGACTGTTCTTTTTAGGGCAACGTCGCCAAAAGCCGGAGGGGGCTTTTGGCCTTTTTACGTCGAAACAATAccacaaataataataataggaTTGCCATGTCATCTGCTTTAACTCTCAAAGTGCCAAAAGCGGGGTCCATTGGGATTTCCTCCTCTAGCTCTCTAATGACCGTTGGATTGATGCGTTTTCTTATGATTGGCATGAGTTTTTTCGTTGGATTCTGATTTAGGTATATGAATCAATggttttttaaaaatgtggGTCGAAGTCAGAGGTTAatcctattttattttagttcttACTTACAAAGCTTGTCAAGATTCACTGCACCCCACTGTTGGCTACTGGATTCATAGCCAGTTCTTGTTGTTGTTAGCTTTTTGTAGTACAAGGAATTAATGCAAGTAAATGTAACATAAGGGTTGGATAATAATAAGGATTTAAGATTGCAAACATTCTAGACTCAAtctttgttttgaaatttttataaaattgagtaaGAACTATAATGTGGTACAAAAATCTTCATTGGAGTTGGTTTTTGAGGAAATCTCCATTAATTTGTTgactaaaaaaaaaggtcaaaCATTTCAACACCCTTTGGACAGTTCCACCAGGGAAAAAATGTAAGATTCTATGCCATGATCTCCTTAATTTGTAGTTCCATCGCTGGATCCTGTGTGTTTCTCGGAAGCCTCTTTCGCGTGGACCAGTACACCTTGTTAACAAATCCATGTTTGCGGCATACTTAATGTGAAACTCGGGGCTTTGAGAAGAGCAAAAGTTGTCTAATTCAAAACGTTCTCCAATTTCCTCTGCTTCCACTGACGCTGGAAATTTCGGTGGAAGTAGAGACCAACTGCTTCTATGGGATAGTTGAATGTCAAACTATAGCAGCTTCCCAGACTTCCAGTCAGTTGCTTGTTTAGAAATGAGTATTGTGGCTTGGGTTCACACGAGTCTCACGAGTTGTTCTTTACAAATTGTTAACTTTCTGATCGATAGGATAGAAAAGACTGCTAAAAACTTGGAGGGTCGTCTGGTCAATGGTTGTGGATTACATTCTCTGCACTTTCCTAGTCTCTGAAGCATCTGTTAAGATCCCTTCTTATATTCGTAAGCCAAAGGCACTTCCTACCCTTTTCATTTAACAATGATATTACCATCATGGTGGAACTAGAGCAGGGAGGGTCAAATAGAAAGAGATactaaataattaaagaagattttatatataattcaattattattcatttaaaaaattatataaaatttaaaaaatattagacatataaaaaatatacattaatagtaataatagtgttatttatatatatataacgaAACTATAAAAATGATCTTTCTCATTCTTTGAGCGTAAGAGTggaagagaaaataattttttaaattcaaataaattaccttttactttgtttgtttaattttttattttttattttctatttaccTCTTAAATTGTCAATTAACATATTGGATTATTGAGTTGAACTATTaagatataatatgttataataagtTATTAAGTTAAACTGTTAAgacataatatattttatgataggtttagatttatattaaaatttaacgAATTTGAATTAGTAGactcacttttattttttttaaaatttgataagCTTAACATATTAGTTTAGAATTTATTTGTTGAGATTAACTAGCAATATGCTAACCATAATAactctaattttatcaaaatagtttgaagaataaaactaatcattaaataaaaaattattttgagagccattaaaaataaataataaataaaattgtattGAAAAAATACAATTATTTCATTCTATCAATTTGTATGTCTATCCTTATTACTTAAAGTTTTCAACATACATGCTAGAATAGATTAGttattctaaataaaaaataatatattgatgAAATTCTAAGCAACAGTACAATATTgtaatttatatttgagaattacataatgatttatttatttctaaagattaaaatcataaaaaataaaattcacataacagaaaaaagaaaaacatgacAAGTAGAAAATAGAATCCACatatgacataataaaaaaaatatgattgNatatgacataataaaaaagaaaaaaatatgattgatggtttgtaaaaatttatgaaaaaaaatttatagagatttagaaaatatgaaaaattagaataaaaataaaaataatataaattaaaagaaaaaataaaaaaaatctttaaaattgagtcaagtatatgaaattattttattattctttatttgtattaattattaaataaaaattattaaaaaaatttattaaaaaattttaaaaaaattatataataggtaaaactttttaaaattttggggTAAGGAGGCTCCTCCCCTGTTGACCATGTTTAACTTTGGTGTCATTTTGCCATGATACCTTAACATTTGGGAGCTTTATAAACAGCCTGCAGCAATTCTGTGTGATGACACAGAGCATTGTATTGAGAAAGTTCTATTTGTTTGTTACTATATGGTAGTCTTAGGACCTTTTTGGGCCCTTCTCATTTTTCTAAACAGAAAAAACCCCACTTTTAACTGTGAATtaacatgaattagttaattatatatatcaaaatcatGAGTTTTTTCCAACCTCAGGTGAATGGCCTGTTCCTCATCATGTCATAGATCTATGACCCTCCACCAGCACCGGCCTCATTCACTTCCATTtgtatatgaaattttatgaactGGGGACTTGGTCTTGCTTTCACCAGGCCAGAAGTAATCTCATTCTTCTGATTTTCCACTCTCAagcattatttaaaattaagttgtAGATTCGATGCTATAGTCTTACGAAGGTGAAAACAACCTAGGTTTCGATTATTTCTATATTAATCTATATGTTGTCTTGACTTAGTTTCCTGAATCAAGAGTTATTGAATGGTTCAAATTTACAGGGAGTTAATGACTTTGTCATGTGTTCTGAATAAATTCCTACTCCAATGAAAACAATACACTATAGCAGAAGTGAAATGTAGAAAGAGAATCCTCCAAGTGCAGCTTTATTATTTCTTATCCTTTccctttgtttattttttgtttttgtttttgttcattgTTTGAGCTTTTGTTATTATGGAGGGAACTAGGAGAGAAATTTTTGCCTTCCAGTTAGATAGAGTTGGTAAGTGGCTATAGCAGAAGAACCAGAGTCAAAAGCAGTATCAGCTGCTGCTTAATTTGACAAAGCCAAAAGATGATTATCCAAAAAAGAAGAGTAAACAGGGATTAAAATGTTCTTAATTACTGTATTTAATGGTGAAAGGACTGCATGTaaataaaacacaaaaagtGACAAATGACTTGGTCATCAGACAAAACTTGCATCAGCAGCATGAACCAAACCTTTGACcatttaaaatctttaaaagtCAACAACACCCCTAACATTAAAGGgacaaaataaaaggaaaattaggTGAACTTCGTGGTTGTTTCTTTTGATGCagatataaaataatcacAGCCCCATGATTCAACATTTGGCTAATCTAAAGATAGAAAACAGTTTTTAATCTTtggaattaaatatttaaatgaatgCTACTTCCTCTCAGGGAAGTTAACAATGGTTTCTCTTCTCCACATAAGGAACCAACGAAAGCCAAAAGATCGAGAATGTTTTGCATCCCCGCTTACCGGAAAACAATGATAAAGCTCTAATGGAGGACAAGAAAGCAAATATACTAGCTGTTACAATTATCATCAGCCTCATCATTTTTATCATCGTTGCTCGCGTATCATTGAAACTTTCCAGAGCTTTCTTCCTCATTGCGGGGGCAGATATTGCAGTAATCCTTGCAGTATTTGTGTGTCTTGTAATTAGAGGGCGCTATCATCGCAGAAGGAAATTGTTAGAGAAGCAACTGGTATCAGAAGGTCGAGAGCTTCGAATAGAGTATAGTTTTCTCAGAAAGGTAGCTGGTGTTCCAATAAAGTTTAGGCACAAAGAGCTTGAGGATGCAACAGATAATTTCCGAGCGCTGCTGGGCCAAGGTGCTTCTGCTTCAGTATTCAAAGGCATCCTAAGTGATGGCACCTCTGTTGCTGTGAAGCGAATTGAAGGTGAGGAGCATGGGGAGAAGGAATTTAAGTCTGAAGTTGCTGCAATTGCAAGTGTGCAACATGTGAATCTTGTGCGCCTTATGGGGTATAGCCGTCTTCCTGGAGGGCCTAGATTCCTTGTTTATGAATTCATCCCAAATGGTTCATTGGATTGTTGGATCTTCTCCAGAAGGGAAACCAGAAGTCGTCCTGGAGGTTGCTTGTCATGGGACTTAAGGTACAGAGTTGCCATTGATGTGGCTAAGGCACTCTCTTACCTACATCATGATTGTCGGTCAAGGATACTACACCTTGATGTCAAGCCAGAAAATATACTTGttgatgagaattttagaGCAATTGTGGCAGATTTTGGTCTTTCAAAGTTGATCGGAAAAGATGAGAGCAGGGTCATTACAACAATCAGGGGGACCAGAGGTTACTTGGCCCCGGAATGGCTCTTGGAGCGTGGAGTTTCAGAGAAGTCTGATATCTATAGCTATGGAATGGTTCTTCTGGAGATGATTGGAGGCCGAAGAAATGTTAGCGTGATTGAAAATGGAACTGATAGGTCTCAAAGGAAATGGCAGTACTTTCCTAAAATTGTGAGGGACAAACTAAGGGAAGGAAACCTAATGGAAGCTGTTGATCAGAGGCTAGTTGAAGCAGGAGGTATAGATGAGAGGCAAGTAAAAAGAATGGTTTATGTAGCTTTGTGGTGCATACAAGAGCAGGCGAAACTAAGGCCTAGCATGGCACAAGTGGTTGAGATGCTTGAAGGGCGTGTGCCAGTAGATGAACCCCCAGAAACACAAATGCTTGTCGTCGATTTGCTATCCATAGATGAAGAGGATTCTTCTTGTCATGACAGGCCAAGAATTGGTGTCATGGGATCACACGTGGACTGCAACCTTCCTAGCTCATCTTCGTCC from Theobroma cacao cultivar B97-61/B2 chromosome 9, Criollo_cocoa_genome_V2, whole genome shotgun sequence harbors:
- the LOC18588705 gene encoding protein arginine N-methyltransferase PRMT10; the encoded protein is MGSRANGVVGGSSGNGAVDKGVDFANYFCTYAFLYHQKEMLCDRVRMDAYYNAIFQNKHHFQGKAVLDVGTGSGILAIWSAQAGARKVYAVEATKMSEHARTLVKANNLQDIVEVIEGSMEEVVLPEKVDVIISEWMGYFLLRESMFDSVIFARDHWLKSTGVMYPSHARMWVAPIRSGLVDQKKNDYEGAMDDWFGFIEDTKNYYGVEMSVLTKPFSEEQEKYYLQTSLWSNLHPHQVIGTAAVIKEIDCLTATVNDILQVRSTFSSAISMEHTRFCGFGGWFDVHFRGRREDPAQQEIELTTAPSTNNGTHWGQQVFLLHPPTHVDEGSNFNVSFSMNRSKENHRLMEVDFDVKISQPSGLILPPIKKKFYVE
- the LOC18588706 gene encoding probable receptor-like protein kinase At5g20050, yielding MEDKKANILAVTIIISLIIFIIVARVSLKLSRAFFLIAGADIAVILAVFVCLVIRGRYHRRRKLLEKQLVSEGRELRIEYSFLRKVAGVPIKFRHKELEDATDNFRALLGQGASASVFKGILSDGTSVAVKRIEGEEHGEKEFKSEVAAIASVQHVNLVRLMGYSRLPGGPRFLVYEFIPNGSLDCWIFSRRETRSRPGGCLSWDLRYRVAIDVAKALSYLHHDCRSRILHLDVKPENILVDENFRAIVADFGLSKLIGKDESRVITTIRGTRGYLAPEWLLERGVSEKSDIYSYGMVLLEMIGGRRNVSVIENGTDRSQRKWQYFPKIVRDKLREGNLMEAVDQRLVEAGGIDERQVKRMVYVALWCIQEQAKLRPSMAQVVEMLEGRVPVDEPPETQMLVVDLLSIDEEDSSCHDRPRIGVMGSHVDCNLPSSSSSSFAMSVLSGRNSRTKTEKNTTNV